The Carassius gibelio isolate Cgi1373 ecotype wild population from Czech Republic chromosome B22, carGib1.2-hapl.c, whole genome shotgun sequence genome window below encodes:
- the LOC127987991 gene encoding protein shisa-5 isoform X2, which translates to MGGAFMDCEIHFVTEFRSVIQPLNPIVYVGAEGDFSNYHIRRFRTERAVERKSGVMASTGPVLLLLSAVLFTATFADDDCKSYFTSNGEFRPSIDCRYNQFCCGTCDNRYCCFDPWSKLSEEKQDDCFFNENKNVVVGVTVAGLVLFITMFIICCVCPCCCLYKMCRTPRPVMGATTTTTVVSSQYPQQPVAQGGQYPPYQPIPSQAGYGGTPAYGGQPMPTGPYQGQPYVAGPPPPYQETRGPGYPVPYSQAVPYSQAAYDGGQATYPIQPPVQPGFAHPPPPTDYSSTQPAYNPHYMEQPKTGY; encoded by the exons ATGGGAGGGGCATTTATGGATTGTGAGATCCACTTTGTGACAGAATTCCGGTCCGTTATTCAGCCACTGAATCCCATTGTT TACGTGGGAGCTGAAGGCGACTTCTCAAATTACCACATCCGCAGATTCCGCACAGAGCGAGCTGTTGAACGGAAGAGCGGAGTTATGGCGTCCACCGGCCCAGTTCTTCTGCTCCTGTCTGCGGTTTTATTCACGGCGACATTCG CCGATGATGACTGCAAAAGCTACTTTACTAGCAATGGTGAGTTTAGGCCCTCCATAGACTGTCGGTATAATCAATTCTGTTGTGGGACGTGTGATAACCGATACTGCTGCTTCGATCCATGGTCCAAGTTATCCGAAGAGAAACAAGACGACTGTTTTTT CAATGAGAATAAGAATGTCGTGGTCGGCGTGACCGTAGCAGGGCTTGTGCTCTTCATCACGATGTTCATCATCTGCTGCGTCTGCCCCTGCTGCTGCCTCTACAAAATGTGCCGAACACCCAGAC CTGTTATGGGAGCAACAACAACCACTACCGTCGTAAGCTCACAGTATCCTCAGCAGCCTGTTGCTCAGGGAGGTCAGTACCCACCGTACCAGCCCATACCGTCTCAGGCCGGCTACGGTGGCACACCAGCTTATGGAGGACAACCCATGCCTACAGGACCATATCAGGGCCAGCCATATGTAGCGGGACCACCACCCCCATATCAGGAGACCA GAGGCCCAGGTTATCCTGTTCCCTACAGTCAGGCCGTTCCCTACAGTCAGGCTGCGTATGATGGCGGGCAGGCCACGTACCCCATTCAACCACCAGTTCAGCCCGGCTTCGCTCACCCACCCCCACCAACAGACTACAGCTCGACTCAACCGGCTTACAACCCCCACTACATGGAGCAACCAAAGACCGGCTACTAA
- the LOC127987991 gene encoding protein shisa-5 isoform X1, which yields MGGAFMDCEIHFVTEFRSVIQPLNPIVQYVGAEGDFSNYHIRRFRTERAVERKSGVMASTGPVLLLLSAVLFTATFADDDCKSYFTSNGEFRPSIDCRYNQFCCGTCDNRYCCFDPWSKLSEEKQDDCFFNENKNVVVGVTVAGLVLFITMFIICCVCPCCCLYKMCRTPRPVMGATTTTTVVSSQYPQQPVAQGGQYPPYQPIPSQAGYGGTPAYGGQPMPTGPYQGQPYVAGPPPPYQETRGPGYPVPYSQAVPYSQAAYDGGQATYPIQPPVQPGFAHPPPPTDYSSTQPAYNPHYMEQPKTGY from the exons ATGGGAGGGGCATTTATGGATTGTGAGATCCACTTTGTGACAGAATTCCGGTCCGTTATTCAGCCACTGAATCCCATTGTT CAGTACGTGGGAGCTGAAGGCGACTTCTCAAATTACCACATCCGCAGATTCCGCACAGAGCGAGCTGTTGAACGGAAGAGCGGAGTTATGGCGTCCACCGGCCCAGTTCTTCTGCTCCTGTCTGCGGTTTTATTCACGGCGACATTCG CCGATGATGACTGCAAAAGCTACTTTACTAGCAATGGTGAGTTTAGGCCCTCCATAGACTGTCGGTATAATCAATTCTGTTGTGGGACGTGTGATAACCGATACTGCTGCTTCGATCCATGGTCCAAGTTATCCGAAGAGAAACAAGACGACTGTTTTTT CAATGAGAATAAGAATGTCGTGGTCGGCGTGACCGTAGCAGGGCTTGTGCTCTTCATCACGATGTTCATCATCTGCTGCGTCTGCCCCTGCTGCTGCCTCTACAAAATGTGCCGAACACCCAGAC CTGTTATGGGAGCAACAACAACCACTACCGTCGTAAGCTCACAGTATCCTCAGCAGCCTGTTGCTCAGGGAGGTCAGTACCCACCGTACCAGCCCATACCGTCTCAGGCCGGCTACGGTGGCACACCAGCTTATGGAGGACAACCCATGCCTACAGGACCATATCAGGGCCAGCCATATGTAGCGGGACCACCACCCCCATATCAGGAGACCA GAGGCCCAGGTTATCCTGTTCCCTACAGTCAGGCCGTTCCCTACAGTCAGGCTGCGTATGATGGCGGGCAGGCCACGTACCCCATTCAACCACCAGTTCAGCCCGGCTTCGCTCACCCACCCCCACCAACAGACTACAGCTCGACTCAACCGGCTTACAACCCCCACTACATGGAGCAACCAAAGACCGGCTACTAA